In Arachis stenosperma cultivar V10309 chromosome 1, arast.V10309.gnm1.PFL2, whole genome shotgun sequence, one DNA window encodes the following:
- the LOC130982966 gene encoding uncharacterized protein LOC130982966 yields MAYKTPLGMSPFPIVYGKAFHLPVEIEHRAYWAVKQCNMDLTQAGVARKLQLEELECLRNEAYENARIYKEKTKAFHDHHIRKKDFQEGDEVLLYNSRLRFMPGKLPSRWEGAFMVKEIKPYGVVELFDPKSEATFKVNGHRVKKYHGYKLPMELEVFLLEDAPKEGEV; encoded by the coding sequence ATGGCTTACAAGACTCCATTAGGGATGAGTCCCTTCCCGATTGTTTATGGGAAGGCATTTCACCTTCCAGTGGAAATTGAGCATAGAGCCTACTGGGCGGTAAAGCAATGCAACATGGATTTGACCCAAGCAGGAGTAGCCAGAAAATTACAGCTAGAGGAGCTCGAATGTTTGAGGAACGAAGCATATGAGAATGCCCGGATCTATAAAGAGAAAACCAAAGCATTCCATGACCACCACATCCGGAAAAAGGATTTTCAAGAGGGTGATGAGGTGCTCCTCTACAATTCGAGACTTCGTTTCATGCCTGGCAAGCTCCCTTCTAGATGGGAAGGAGCTTTCATGGTAAAAGAGATAAAGCCCTATGGAGTGGTGGAGTTGTTTGATCCTAAAAGTGAAGCAACCTTCAAGGTGAATGGACATAGAGTGAAGAAGTACCATGGCTACAAGCTCCCGATGGAGCTAGAGGTGTTCCTACTGGAGGATGCACCTAAAGAAGGAGAAGTTTGA